A window of uncultured Methanobrevibacter sp. contains these coding sequences:
- a CDS encoding TrkH family potassium uptake protein, with the protein MRYITKTDLKIVTRNSGMLMIGIGLMCIIPLIFDLIYFEFDLISFIIPAIISTSLGYLFMNRFKEVEGKKIRLKHGMIISSFAWLWASIIGGIVFTLATNIPLLDGIFESMSALTGTGITMFQDVEILPHSILFFRALEQWIGGLGVVVMVIGVLTKPGSVSSTLYHSEAREERIKPSIKTTLQKTFGIYSIYTVAGIILYLLAGMPLFDAICSTLHIVSTGGMGIKNANMAYYHNDLIYFISIILMILGATSFMVHYKVIKTRGKSLINDLQFKIILSVIAGVTLLLYLVSNIVPMELLFTVVSAITTTGATVVHPDIMAGWPSFVIICLMCLMLTGGSNGSTVGAIKLVRMITYFKGIYRHIREIMSPDGRIVPIKLNGHKIPEKSIGQAGNFITLYMMFIMFTWALFCLFGYDPFKSLFAAMTLQGNNGLELGIINHTLHPVIKVVSLFDMWTGRLEIYPVLITLRAGFEIFKR; encoded by the coding sequence ATGAGATATATTACTAAAACTGATTTGAAAATTGTTACCAGAAACTCTGGAATGTTGATGATTGGAATAGGTCTGATGTGCATTATTCCATTAATCTTCGATTTAATTTATTTTGAGTTCGATTTAATCAGTTTTATCATTCCCGCCATAATTTCAACATCTTTAGGTTACCTTTTTATGAATCGCTTCAAGGAAGTCGAAGGTAAAAAAATTCGGCTAAAGCATGGAATGATCATTTCATCCTTCGCATGGCTGTGGGCCAGTATCATCGGAGGAATCGTTTTTACACTCGCAACAAACATCCCACTTCTTGACGGAATTTTTGAAAGCATGTCCGCATTGACAGGAACCGGAATCACCATGTTCCAGGATGTTGAAATCTTGCCACACAGCATACTGTTTTTCAGAGCATTGGAACAGTGGATTGGTGGTTTGGGAGTAGTTGTTATGGTGATCGGTGTTTTGACAAAACCCGGTTCCGTATCATCAACACTTTACCATTCAGAAGCCCGTGAAGAACGTATAAAACCAAGTATTAAAACCACACTTCAAAAAACATTTGGAATCTATAGCATTTATACCGTTGCCGGAATAATATTATACCTGCTTGCAGGAATGCCGCTTTTCGATGCAATCTGCAGCACACTCCACATTGTATCCACAGGAGGAATGGGAATCAAGAATGCAAACATGGCATACTACCACAATGACCTGATTTATTTCATTTCAATCATCTTGATGATTTTAGGTGCTACAAGCTTCATGGTTCACTACAAGGTTATCAAGACAAGAGGAAAATCATTAATTAATGATTTGCAATTTAAGATAATACTTTCAGTCATTGCCGGAGTTACATTATTGCTGTATCTCGTTTCCAACATCGTACCGATGGAACTGCTCTTTACAGTTGTATCTGCAATAACCACCACAGGAGCAACAGTTGTGCATCCAGACATCATGGCGGGATGGCCGTCATTCGTAATAATATGTCTGATGTGTTTAATGCTGACAGGAGGATCAAACGGTTCAACAGTAGGTGCAATCAAACTTGTACGTATGATTACTTATTTTAAAGGAATTTACAGACATATCAGAGAAATCATGTCCCCTGACGGCAGGATAGTTCCAATAAAATTAAACGGACACAAAATACCTGAAAAGTCCATTGGACAGGCAGGAAACTTTATAACATTATATATGATGTTCATAATGTTTACATGGGCGTTATTCTGTTTGTTCGGATATGACCCGTTCAAAAGCCTCTTTGCAGCCATGACCCTTCAGGGAAACAACGGTCTGGAACTGGGAATAATAAACCATACCCTACATCCCGTGATAAAAGTTGTCAGTTTGTTCGACATGTGGACCGGAAGATTGGAAATATATCCGGTACTGATTACATTAAGGGCCGGTTTTGAGATTTTCAAAAGATAA